One segment of Anopheles stephensi strain Indian chromosome 3, UCI_ANSTEP_V1.0, whole genome shotgun sequence DNA contains the following:
- the LOC118511558 gene encoding DNA repair protein XRCC2-like: MADTIESAFVAISRLASAGSEATYNLDPILFPDGGLRAGELIEISGESNSGKSLLCLELIARIVLPASCGGLELRAVLIDCENSYSKAMLLNIMEKHILNQAEPTLARTLADDPDRMAHIQQGALARLHLVLCHSLEQFELSLLALPALFIKHNELTFVLIDSVATFYWTKCTAKNLIRQDTYQRAHCKTLSRLACKWKKVVLLTKPTYFGSRQGLGRDFETIGVSLEGVAATQPPTGSWPGGNLNSSLSTLTTATGLIDHRVELCEIDSPSPRGTTEAAAAGDCQRFNAFITMGGDRQQQQYVRFYLIDKFGFSWLEA, encoded by the coding sequence ATGGCCGACACGATTGAGTCCGCATTTGTGGCGATCAGCCGGTTAGCATCAGCCGGTTCGGAAGCGACGTACAATCTCGATCCCATCCTCTTTCCCGACGGTGGGCTGCGGGCCGGCGAGCTGATCGAAATCAGTGGCGAATCGAACAGTGGCAAGTCGCTGCTCTGTCTCGAGCTGATTGCACGCATCGTACTGCCCGCGAGCTGCGGTGGCCTGGAGCTCCGGGCCGTACTGATCGACTGCGAAAACAGCTACAGTAAGGCGATGCTGCTTAACATCATGGAAAAACACATCCTCAACCAGGCGGAACCCACCCTAGCCCGTACGCTTGCCGATGATCCGGACCGGATGGCGCACATCCAGCAGGGCGCACTGGCACGGTTGCATCTCGTTCTGTGCCATTCGCTGGAACAGTTCGAACTGTCGCTGCTTGCGCTTCCGGCCCTGTTTATCAAACACAACGAGCTAACGTTCGTACTGATCGATTCCGTGGCCACCTTCTACTGGACCAAGTGTACGGCCAAGAATCTTATCCGCCAGGACACGTACCAGCGTGCGCACTGCAAAACGCTGAGCAGGCTGGCGtgcaaatggaaaaaagtGGTTCTACTCACGAAACCGACGTACTTCGGCAGCCGGCAGGGATTGGGGCGCGATTTCGAAACGATCGGCGTTTCGCTGGAAGGGGTGGCGGCGACACAGCCGCCAACCGGTTCGTGGCCGGGTGGCAATCTGAACTCGTCGCTAAGCACGCtgaccaccgccaccggttTGATTGATCATCGGGTTGAGCTTTGCGAAATCGATAGTCCAAGTCCTAGGGGAACGACCGAGGCGGCTGCTGCCGGCGATTGCCAGCGGTTCAATGCGTTCATTACGATGGGCGGCGAcaggcaacagcagcagtacgtgCGGTTCTACCTAATCGATAAGTTCGGATTTAGCTGGCTGGAAGCGTAG